In the Nitrospira sp. genome, ACCTTCCTCTACGCGCCCTCAAATCAATGGCGGCCGACCTGCAGCGTGAACTGCCGCAGGTGAAGCTCTTCATCAATGACCGTGTGGATCTGGCGCTCGCCTTGTCTGCGCATGGTGTGCATCTGCGGGAGAGCAGCATGCCCGTGGCGGTCGTGCATGGCCTGCTGCAGCCGTCTCAATTGCTGGGAGCCTCCGTGCATTCGCTCGAAGGCGCGTTGGAAGCGGAACGGCAGGGCGCTGATTTTGTGGTGCTGGGACCGATTCACGACACGCCGTCGAAGCGAGAGTATGGCGCGCCGCTCGGACTCGCGGTGCTTGAGGAGGCTGCACGACGCGTCCGTATCCCGATTTTTGCCATTGGCGGCATGAATGCGGCTCGCGCGCGCGATGCGCGGCGAGCGGGCGCGTTCGGCGTGGCGGTGTTGTCATCGATTCTGAGCGCGAGTGATGTGGAGCAGGCTACCGTCTCATTGCTGTCCGCACTCGAACAGGAGTGATGAGCGCAATGCGTGCGGGCTGCAATGTGCGAAGGCCATCATGTCTGCATCGTCGCCGGCTCGCGCAGTTGACCACCCTCCAGACGGGTGTTAGAATCCGAAAAAGTGTGGATGACCGTCACTGACAAGGTTTTTCACCGATCCGACGAGTGGGGCAATGGCCGAGCCAAAAGGGAGTTCAGGCCGACTCCGGTCCTTCCGTGATTCCGTCAAGCGCCTGGCTCAATCACTTTCTGACGGAGAGGGAGTCGTGACACACAAAAACGACGAGCACGCGCGCGAGGTCGAAAAGCTTCGCACCCAAATCCAGTCCATGGAAGAGGAGATTCGGCGGCTCTATCAGTCACGCTACCAGCTCGAACAGACGACGAAGCAGAATGAAAAGCTCGTCGCCACCCTCCAGGAAGCTAAATCACAAATCGAAACCCTGCGGGCCGAAGTTGAAAAACTGACGGCTCCTCCCTCGACCTACGGAATTTTTTCCAGCCTCGATACCGACGGAACCGGAAACGTCTATGTGTCCGGCCGCAAGATGAAGGTGAGCCTCCATCCGTCCATCAAGCCGAAGAGCCTGCGAAAAGGGCAGGAAGTCATTCTCAACGAAGCATTGAATGTGATCGCGGTGCGCGGGTTTGACGTGCAAGGAGAAGTGGTTCGCCTGAAGGATGTGCTGGAAGGCAATCGGGCGTTGGTCACACTGCATTTCGACGAAGAGAAGGTCGCTGAGCTCGGCGAGCCGTTACTGAGCGAACGGCTCAGCGTCGGAGACCACCTTCTTTATGATCCGCGATCGGGTTGCGTGATCGAGAAATTGCCCAAGTCGGAAGCCGAAGAACTCGTCCTTGAAGAGGTGCCGGATGTGGATTATGAGCACATTGGAGGCCTGCAGAAGGAAATTGACCAGGTCCGCGACGCGGTCGAACTCCCGTTCCTGTATCCGCACATCTTTTCCAACTACAAATTGAGCGCACCGAAAGGCGTCCTATTGTACGGCCCGCCTGGTTGCGGCAAGACGTTGATCGCAAAAGCCGTGGCCAGCTCGATCGCCAAGAAGCTGGGACATCTCAAGGACAAGCAGCTGCGCAGCTACTTCCTGCATGTCAAAGGGCCGGAACTGTTGAATAAGTATGTCGGCGAGTCGGAGCGGCAGGTGCGAGAAGTGTTCAAGAAGGCCAAGGAACGTGCCGATGACGGCCATCCCGTGATCGTCTTTTTCGACGAAATGGATGCGCTATTCCGCACGCGCGGCACCGGGATTTCGTCGGACATCGAGTCGACCATTGTGCCGCAGTTCCTCTCTGAAATCGATGGAGTGGAGCGTCTGACCAATGTGATCGTCATCGGCGCCAGCAACCGACAGGATCTGATCGATCCGGCGGTGCTCCGGGCGGGTCGTTTGGACGTGAAGGTGAAGGTCGGTCGGCCGGACATGGCGGCGGCCAGGGATATCTTCTCGAAGTATGTGACGACTGATTTGCCGTTTGCCGAGGACGACCTCCAGCGGCACGGTGGAGATACCCGGGCGTTGGTGGACTCCTTGATGAACATGACCGTGGATGCGATGTACGCCACGACGGATGAAAATAAATTCATCGAAGTGACCTACGCGAACGGCGAGAAAGAAGTCCTGTACTTTAAGGATTTTGCCAGTGGAGCCTTGATTGAGGGGATTGTCTCGCGCGCCAAGAAATTTGCGGTCAAACGCGCGATCGCGAAAGAAGGGACCGGGCTGCGGGCGGAGGATTTGATCCGGGCGATTCGTGAGGAATTCAAGGAACACGAAGACTTGCCGAATACGACCAACCCGGATGACTGGGCGAAGGTTGCGGGCAAGAAAGGCGAGAAGATTGTCCACCTCCGGACGATCAGCGGCGGGCCTAGCGAGGCGCGCCAGATTGAAACCGTCAACACCGGTCACTACCTGTAGCGCGCGAGATATGAACGACACCCATTCGCACAGCTTCTCTCGAGTCATCGGCACGGAGACGGAGTTCGGCATTGCCAGCCGAGACCCGAACGCGACCGACCCGGTGGCGAATTCCATCCATCTTATTGGTCACTATCCGAATTTGCCCGCCCCGCAGGCAGTGTGGGACTACGAGAATGAAAACCCCTTGCTGGATGCGCGAGGGTTTGAAGTCGATGGAGAACGGGAGCGGCCGGGGCCTGACTACAATCGGCAATTGAACAAAGTGTTGGCCAACGGCGGCCGGCTCTATGTGGATGGTGCCCATCCCGAATATTCCACCCCGGAATGTACCAACGCCAGAGAAGTGGTGGCCTTCGAGCGGGTGGGCGAGCGCATTGTCGCGCAGGCGTTGGAACAGATCACGAAGGAGCGGGGGCGGGATCAGTTCGTCTTGTATAAGAACAATTCCGACGGCAAGGGCAACAGCTACGGCTATCATGAGAACTACCTCGTGGCCCGCTCGGTTTCGTTCGAGCGAATCACGCAGGTGTTGATGCCGTTCCTCGTGACCCGGTCCATCTATGCCGGATCGGGCAAAGTCGGAGCGGAGAACCAAACCAGTCCTGCCGACTATCAGATTTCCCAACGCGCCGATTTTTTTGAAACGCTCGTCGATCTCAACACGATGGTCCGGCGGCCGATCATCAACACGCGGGACGAACCCCATTCCGATTCGGCTAAATATCGGCGGCTCCATGTCATTGTCGGCGATGCCAACATGGCCGAACTCTCGACCTACCTCAAGGTGGGTACGCTGTCGATTGTGCTGGAATTGCTTGAGGCCGGGGCCGATCTCCCCAAGATCAGCCTGGCCGACCCCATCAATGCCATCAAGCAGGTGTCCCGTGATGTGCGAGCTCAGGAGAGCCTGAAGTTGGCGGGCGGCGGTTTCTCGACGGCCATTGCCGTGCAGCGTGCCTACCTGAAGGCCGCGCAAGGGTACTTTGCCTGTCACGAATTGAACCAGGTCACGAAAGATGTCTTGGTGCGCTGGGAAGATGTCCTTGACCGGTTGGAGCGGGACCCGCGATTGCTCGTGCGCGAGCTGGACTGGGTGGCCAAACGCTACCTGATCGAGTCCTATATGGATCGCAAGTCCTGCGGCTGGGATGATCCGCGCGTCCGGCTCATGGACTTTCAATACCACGACGTCCGCCCCGAAAAAGGGCTGTACTACACGCTTGAGCGAAGCCACATGATTGAACGCATCGTGCTGGATCACGAAATCGCCCGGGCGGAGATGAATCCCCCCGTCGGCACGCGGGCATATTTCAGAGGCCAGTGTGTGCGGAAATACCCGAACGTCGTCTACGGGGCAAGTTGGACGTCCGTGCTGTTCGATATCGGCCAGAACAAAATCAAACGAATCCCGCTGATGGATCCGCTCCGGGGGACCGAAGCCCTGACGGGAGAACTCCTGGCCCAAGCGGAATCCGCGGCGGCATTGCTGGCGAAACTTTCGTCCTGACTGCGACACCTGCATGACACACCACGCTTCGCTCCCACACCACGACGGCTCCAGCTTCTTCGACTTCCTCACTCAATGCCATCCTGAATTGCGGCCCGGTCTTCCGGAGGTCGGAGTTCAGCGAGCAACCGTGCCCGTAGACTTGAGCCGGGCCGGGACCGTGGCGGTGCCGCACGGAACCACCGTCTTGGCTTTGAAGTATCGGGATGGGGCGATCATTGCCGGCGATCGCCGGGCGACCGAAGGATTTCAGATTGCCGACCGGCGCATCGAAAAGGTCTTTCGTATCGATGACTACTCCGCCATGGCCATTGCCGGAGCGGCAGGGCCCTGCATCGAGATGGCCAAGCTGTTTCAAACCGAACTTGAACATTATGAAAAGTTAGAAGGAATGCAGCTGTCCTGCGAGGGCAAAGCCAACAAACTGGGGCAGATGGTCAAGGCCAATCTGCCCATGGTGTTTCAAGGGCTGGTCGTCATGCCGCTCTATGTCGGGTACGATCTCAAACGGAAGGAAGGGCGGATCTTCAAATACGACATCACCGGCGGTCGTTATGAAGAATCCGATCACCATTCCATCGGCTCGGGCGGGAAGGACGCGCGCAACACCATGCGGGAATATTACCGGCCTGGTTTGCAGGAAGAGGAAGCCCTTCGTGTCGGTCTGTTGGCGCTCTACAACGCCGCCGATGAAGATGTCGGAACTGGAGGCCCGGATTTAGTGCGTGGCATTTTCCCGACTGCCAAGATCGTCAGTGGCACCGGCATTGTCGATGTGCCGGAAGAACGGGTCCGTGCCTTGTACGACACCATACTCGCGGAGCGAAGGAGAGCCTAGCCGATGCCGTTGCCCTACTACGTCTCACCTGAACAAATGATGCAGGATAAGGCGGAGTATGCCAAGAAAGGCATCGCCAAAGGCCGGTCCATCATCGCGCTGGAATATGTCGATGGCATTCTCCTCGCGGCGGATAATCCCAGCGCGTCGCTGCACAAGGTCTCCGAGGTCTATGACCGCATTGCCTTTGCCGGGGCGGGACGGTACAGCGAATTCGAGCATCTCCGCAAGGCGGGGATTCGTCACGCCGATCTGACCGGCTACATGTACAGCCGCGAAGATGTCAGTGCCAGAACGCTGTCTAACGCCTATTCCCAAAGCCTGGGAACCGCGTTCAGCACGGATGTGAAACCGTTGGAAGTGGAAATATTGGTCGTCCAGGTCGGGACGAATGGCCAGGCCAATGAAATTTTCCGTATCTCGTTCGACGGCAGCATCGTGGACGAAAAGAATCTTGCGGTGATCGGCGGGCGGTCCGAAGCGGTGCAGCAATATTTGCGGGAACATGCCAGCCCCCAACCTCCCACGCTGCGAGACGGACTACGGCGTTGCCACGCCGCGCTGGAGCAGGTCGCCACGCAGAAGATTCCTTCGGAGAATCTCGAAGTGGCCGTTCTCGACCGAAACCGCCAGGGTCGGAAGTTCCGACGCTTAACCAGTACCGACATCGCCCAATTGTTCGGCTGACCCACCCTTCTCACGCCGGTCGTTTCTCTCCCGTTCTTCGTTTGCACGAATGAGCCTCCTGTCGCCGGGGTCCGAATGAGTTGCGCCTTCGGTTGAAGCGTCGCGTCGCACGGTGTATTCTGAAAGCAGCTGCAGATGAGAGGTTGGTGCTATGCAACAACGGATCTTCGGCCTGGAAAACGAATATGGCCTGATCTTTTC is a window encoding:
- the arc gene encoding proteasome ATPase encodes the protein MAEPKGSSGRLRSFRDSVKRLAQSLSDGEGVVTHKNDEHAREVEKLRTQIQSMEEEIRRLYQSRYQLEQTTKQNEKLVATLQEAKSQIETLRAEVEKLTAPPSTYGIFSSLDTDGTGNVYVSGRKMKVSLHPSIKPKSLRKGQEVILNEALNVIAVRGFDVQGEVVRLKDVLEGNRALVTLHFDEEKVAELGEPLLSERLSVGDHLLYDPRSGCVIEKLPKSEAEELVLEEVPDVDYEHIGGLQKEIDQVRDAVELPFLYPHIFSNYKLSAPKGVLLYGPPGCGKTLIAKAVASSIAKKLGHLKDKQLRSYFLHVKGPELLNKYVGESERQVREVFKKAKERADDGHPVIVFFDEMDALFRTRGTGISSDIESTIVPQFLSEIDGVERLTNVIVIGASNRQDLIDPAVLRAGRLDVKVKVGRPDMAAARDIFSKYVTTDLPFAEDDLQRHGGDTRALVDSLMNMTVDAMYATTDENKFIEVTYANGEKEVLYFKDFASGALIEGIVSRAKKFAVKRAIAKEGTGLRAEDLIRAIREEFKEHEDLPNTTNPDDWAKVAGKKGEKIVHLRTISGGPSEARQIETVNTGHYL
- the prcB gene encoding proteasome subunit beta, with the translated sequence MTHHASLPHHDGSSFFDFLTQCHPELRPGLPEVGVQRATVPVDLSRAGTVAVPHGTTVLALKYRDGAIIAGDRRATEGFQIADRRIEKVFRIDDYSAMAIAGAAGPCIEMAKLFQTELEHYEKLEGMQLSCEGKANKLGQMVKANLPMVFQGLVVMPLYVGYDLKRKEGRIFKYDITGGRYEESDHHSIGSGGKDARNTMREYYRPGLQEEEALRVGLLALYNAADEDVGTGGPDLVRGIFPTAKIVSGTGIVDVPEERVRALYDTILAERRRA
- the thiE gene encoding thiamine phosphate synthase, whose protein sequence is MPSVDFRLYLVTDRHHTAGRPLLSVLRRAVSAGVRAVQLRERDLPLRALKSMAADLQRELPQVKLFINDRVDLALALSAHGVHLRESSMPVAVVHGLLQPSQLLGASVHSLEGALEAERQGADFVVLGPIHDTPSKREYGAPLGLAVLEEAARRVRIPIFAIGGMNAARARDARRAGAFGVAVLSSILSASDVEQATVSLLSALEQE
- the prcA gene encoding proteasome subunit alpha gives rise to the protein MPLPYYVSPEQMMQDKAEYAKKGIAKGRSIIALEYVDGILLAADNPSASLHKVSEVYDRIAFAGAGRYSEFEHLRKAGIRHADLTGYMYSREDVSARTLSNAYSQSLGTAFSTDVKPLEVEILVVQVGTNGQANEIFRISFDGSIVDEKNLAVIGGRSEAVQQYLREHASPQPPTLRDGLRRCHAALEQVATQKIPSENLEVAVLDRNRQGRKFRRLTSTDIAQLFG
- a CDS encoding proteasome accessory factor PafA2 — encoded protein: MNDTHSHSFSRVIGTETEFGIASRDPNATDPVANSIHLIGHYPNLPAPQAVWDYENENPLLDARGFEVDGERERPGPDYNRQLNKVLANGGRLYVDGAHPEYSTPECTNAREVVAFERVGERIVAQALEQITKERGRDQFVLYKNNSDGKGNSYGYHENYLVARSVSFERITQVLMPFLVTRSIYAGSGKVGAENQTSPADYQISQRADFFETLVDLNTMVRRPIINTRDEPHSDSAKYRRLHVIVGDANMAELSTYLKVGTLSIVLELLEAGADLPKISLADPINAIKQVSRDVRAQESLKLAGGGFSTAIAVQRAYLKAAQGYFACHELNQVTKDVLVRWEDVLDRLERDPRLLVRELDWVAKRYLIESYMDRKSCGWDDPRVRLMDFQYHDVRPEKGLYYTLERSHMIERIVLDHEIARAEMNPPVGTRAYFRGQCVRKYPNVVYGASWTSVLFDIGQNKIKRIPLMDPLRGTEALTGELLAQAESAAALLAKLSS